The following are encoded in a window of Brevibacillus ruminantium genomic DNA:
- a CDS encoding deoxyribonuclease IV, with translation MYMGCHVSIKHGYLGAAKTAVMIGANAFQYFPKNPRSMGVKDFDKKDAAACRQFSREHELISIAHTAYPINLAVEESMYLLTLDHLRNDLEIAEACGSRGVVVHFGQSKGGDPLEGYKRMIFLLNELLSEWQGEAKILIENNAGQGNRMGTTIEELIQVRSLLTSPERVGFCLDTCHAFASGLWRGGDWEEVADKMRTGGFFSALAAVHLNDSVYPCCSFRDRHASIGRGEIGLEPIRQLLQTPELSELPIILETPAPADGGHRQEIALIRQLAEKETAVMGVEK, from the coding sequence GTGTATATGGGCTGTCATGTGAGCATCAAGCACGGGTATTTGGGAGCGGCAAAGACGGCAGTAATGATTGGTGCGAATGCTTTCCAGTACTTTCCCAAAAATCCGCGAAGCATGGGCGTCAAAGATTTTGACAAGAAGGATGCGGCCGCATGCCGTCAATTTTCTCGGGAGCACGAGCTGATCTCGATCGCACATACAGCGTATCCCATCAATCTGGCTGTCGAGGAAAGTATGTACCTGCTGACGCTCGATCATTTGCGCAATGACCTGGAGATCGCGGAGGCATGCGGATCGCGAGGGGTTGTTGTCCATTTTGGACAGAGTAAGGGAGGGGACCCCTTGGAAGGCTATAAGCGTATGATCTTTCTGTTGAATGAGCTGCTTTCAGAATGGCAGGGCGAGGCCAAGATCCTGATCGAAAATAATGCGGGACAGGGCAATCGGATGGGTACCACGATCGAAGAGTTGATCCAGGTACGTTCGCTTTTGACGTCCCCTGAGCGTGTCGGATTTTGCCTGGATACCTGCCATGCCTTTGCCAGCGGGCTGTGGCGGGGAGGCGATTGGGAAGAGGTTGCAGACAAAATGAGAACTGGTGGATTTTTTTCAGCGCTCGCCGCTGTCCACCTCAATGATTCGGTCTATCCCTGTTGCTCCTTTCGGGATCGCCATGCATCGATCGGGAGGGGGGAAATCGGTCTGGAGCCCATTCGTCAGCTTCTTCAGACACCGGAGCTGTCTGAACTTCCGATTATTTTGGAAACACCGGCCCCTGCTGATGGCGGCCATCGGCAGGAAATCGCGCTGATCCGTCAGTTAGCCGAGAAGGAGACGGCTGTCATGGGTGTAGAAAAATGA
- a CDS encoding universal stress protein yields MSSILVPVDKSPHSIQAVKFAIAFAQGKHSLTLLHVIQPFSARFVVHQLGDQTVEEFQREEAREDLKPLEELLQEAEVSYELDIRFGEPQEVIANLAKNGYAAVVMGTHGYGRMTGFLMQSVSYPTIHDVQIPVFLVPEEAKIENKWKTVLIAVDGSEHAKLAAEQAIQMGKDEGARFILLTAVIPPVNYAGMYGIGWEDAATLESWGEQTIRPYQEILEAAEVPFESKILIGDPATLIKDVAQENEADLIVLGHHGLGGIAGTLMGSVTFKVIHRTKTPLLIVK; encoded by the coding sequence ATGTCTAGCATTTTGGTACCGGTAGATAAATCACCTCACTCTATACAAGCAGTCAAATTCGCCATCGCCTTTGCACAAGGGAAGCATTCGCTCACGTTGCTGCATGTGATCCAACCGTTTTCAGCCCGTTTTGTCGTCCATCAGTTGGGCGATCAAACCGTCGAAGAGTTTCAACGGGAAGAGGCCAGGGAGGACTTGAAGCCGCTTGAGGAGCTGCTGCAAGAGGCGGAGGTTTCCTATGAATTGGATATTCGTTTTGGGGAGCCGCAAGAGGTTATTGCCAATCTTGCAAAAAATGGGTATGCCGCTGTCGTCATGGGGACGCATGGATATGGCCGGATGACCGGTTTTCTGATGCAAAGCGTCAGCTACCCGACGATACATGATGTGCAAATTCCCGTGTTTCTCGTACCTGAAGAAGCCAAGATCGAGAACAAGTGGAAAACCGTATTGATTGCAGTGGATGGCTCTGAACATGCCAAACTGGCTGCGGAGCAAGCAATACAGATGGGGAAAGACGAGGGGGCTCGGTTCATCCTGCTGACCGCCGTGATTCCTCCTGTCAACTATGCCGGCATGTATGGCATAGGCTGGGAGGATGCGGCTACGTTGGAGTCCTGGGGGGAACAGACGATACGCCCTTACCAGGAGATCCTGGAGGCTGCGGAGGTGCCATTTGAAAGCAAGATCCTGATTGGCGACCCCGCAACCCTGATCAAGGATGTCGCGCAGGAAAATGAGGCAGACCTGATCGTACTTGGTCATCATGGCTTGGGCGGTATCGCCGGCACCCTGATGGGAAGTGTCACGTTCAAGGTGATTCACCGCACGAAAACGCCGCTCTTGATCGTAAAATAG
- a CDS encoding MFS transporter: protein MKELWRNRVFLIVFSSDVLENIGIWIRNMALLFFVMEVSGNNPIAVSLLTAIELVPILFFSIIGGALADRWNPKRTMISANLLSAVSVIVIATIIWGGSWKAVFFATFISAIVSQFSQPASAKMFKQHVPPDQVGAAISLSQSVNSLFILFGPIVGTVFYQSFGVYLSLFAMAALFLISALMLLGLPSRQIAEALTQARGTLMAQIKDGFSYIRKYDHLRGILWMFVMLGLGSGLINPLEVFIVTDRLQLSKEAIQWFTALEGVGMLLGGILASALHGQLNGKRVIHSAFFFFAASVVIEALSTSVLLTAAMRLFTGVGLAFLEILLGMKMINLVTEEYIGRVNGTIAPFFVGTMMISSFAAGPLMQATSLIAVFSVAGLLILLGSLWVGSIMDAVTVPSTKEAEREENLLAKQ from the coding sequence GTGAAGGAGCTTTGGCGTAATCGCGTGTTTTTGATTGTATTTTCTTCTGATGTCCTTGAGAATATCGGAATCTGGATACGGAACATGGCCCTGCTCTTTTTTGTCATGGAGGTAAGTGGAAACAACCCTATCGCTGTTTCCTTGCTGACCGCCATCGAGCTTGTCCCGATTCTCTTTTTTTCCATCATCGGCGGTGCTCTGGCTGACCGCTGGAATCCCAAGCGGACAATGATATCGGCAAACCTGCTGAGCGCCGTTTCGGTTATTGTCATCGCCACCATTATATGGGGCGGCAGCTGGAAGGCTGTGTTTTTTGCCACCTTCATATCTGCAATTGTCTCGCAGTTTTCCCAGCCTGCTTCTGCGAAGATGTTCAAACAGCACGTCCCGCCGGATCAGGTAGGAGCTGCCATCTCTCTTTCGCAAAGCGTCAATTCACTCTTTATCCTCTTTGGTCCCATCGTCGGAACCGTTTTCTATCAGTCCTTTGGCGTGTATCTCTCCTTATTTGCTATGGCTGCTCTCTTTCTGATCTCAGCACTGATGCTGCTGGGTCTGCCTTCCCGCCAGATCGCGGAAGCCCTCACACAAGCGCGCGGCACCCTCATGGCACAGATCAAGGACGGTTTTTCCTATATCCGAAAATACGACCATCTCCGTGGCATTTTATGGATGTTCGTCATGCTCGGTTTGGGCTCCGGACTGATCAATCCGCTGGAGGTGTTTATCGTTACGGATCGTCTCCAGTTGTCAAAGGAAGCCATCCAGTGGTTTACTGCACTGGAGGGTGTAGGCATGTTACTGGGTGGAATTTTGGCCTCAGCCTTGCACGGTCAGCTCAACGGAAAGCGTGTCATCCATAGCGCCTTCTTCTTTTTTGCAGCCTCTGTCGTCATCGAAGCCCTCTCGACGTCTGTCCTGCTGACTGCGGCTATGCGCCTATTCACTGGGGTCGGGCTGGCTTTTCTGGAAATTCTGCTGGGGATGAAAATGATTAACCTGGTCACAGAAGAGTACATCGGACGTGTGAATGGTACCATCGCCCCGTTTTTTGTAGGAACGATGATGATCAGTTCCTTCGCAGCCGGTCCGCTGATGCAGGCCACGTCACTGATTGCTGTCTTCTCCGTGGCGGGACTTCTGATCTTACTCGGCAGTCTTTGGGTGGGGTCGATCATGGATGCCGTGACAGTCCCCTCTACCAAAGAAGCAGAACGAGAGGAGAACCTGCTGGCAAAACAATGA
- the asnB gene encoding asparagine synthase (glutamine-hydrolyzing) produces MCGITGWIDWERDVSVRHDIVEAMTRALTNRGPDEEGYWYARSSQAAFGHRRLIVVDPAGGRQPMTRQRDGQEFTLVYNGELYNTEDVRRELLGRGYAFRSHSDTEVLLASYMEWGADCLHKLNGIYAFAVWEEHTQQLFLARDRLGVKPLFFAQRENALLFGSELKALLAHPLVKPVIGREGLAELFVLGPSRTPGHGVFADVHELKPGHYLTFNHSGLVQRKYWGLESYPHEEDVQQTAQHIRHLLADSIKRQLISDVPIATLLSGGLDSSAITAIAAQVFQEEGRGTLYTYSVDYVNNALHFRTNAYQPNDDAPFVHLMADRCRTSHQIIELDTSALTEALETALYARDLPGMADVDASLFLFCREIKKQTTVVLSGECADEMFGGYPWFHRDELLHTRSFPWAQATDERASWLSPELQDWVKPKEYMTRRYEEALDEVPRMPADNPMSAKRREMFYLNLTWFMSTLLDRKDRMSMAAGLEARVPYCDHRLIQYVWNIPWEMKNWGNREKGILRLALEGILPEQVLYRKKSPYPKTHNPAYAKATRSWLLQVLDDPSSPLHQMIDTQKVRSFAHESAEASGTPYFGQLMGRPQMFAYLASIDLWMRTYQVTLTS; encoded by the coding sequence ATGTGCGGGATAACCGGCTGGATTGACTGGGAAAGAGACGTCAGCGTCAGGCATGATATCGTCGAAGCCATGACGAGGGCATTAACGAATCGGGGGCCCGATGAAGAAGGCTATTGGTACGCAAGGTCCAGCCAAGCTGCTTTTGGTCATCGCCGACTGATTGTCGTCGACCCTGCTGGAGGCCGTCAGCCCATGACAAGACAGCGCGACGGGCAAGAGTTTACTCTCGTGTACAACGGCGAGTTGTACAATACGGAGGACGTTCGCCGAGAGCTTCTCGGACGCGGCTATGCCTTTCGCTCCCATTCCGATACGGAGGTCCTGCTTGCCTCCTACATGGAATGGGGAGCAGATTGCTTGCACAAGCTAAACGGTATTTACGCCTTTGCGGTGTGGGAAGAGCATACGCAACAGCTTTTTTTAGCCCGTGACCGCCTGGGCGTCAAGCCGCTTTTTTTCGCCCAGCGTGAAAATGCGCTTCTGTTTGGTTCTGAGCTGAAAGCCTTGCTGGCACACCCCTTGGTAAAACCGGTCATTGGCAGAGAGGGTCTGGCAGAGCTGTTTGTCCTGGGTCCCTCTCGCACCCCCGGACATGGCGTTTTTGCGGATGTACATGAATTGAAGCCCGGCCACTATCTCACCTTTAATCACAGCGGCCTCGTTCAGCGGAAGTACTGGGGATTGGAGAGTTATCCACATGAAGAGGATGTGCAACAGACGGCCCAGCACATTCGCCACCTGCTCGCGGACTCGATCAAACGGCAACTGATTTCGGATGTCCCCATCGCCACGCTGTTGTCGGGAGGTCTTGATTCAAGCGCCATCACAGCCATAGCGGCCCAGGTTTTTCAGGAGGAAGGACGCGGCACGCTGTATACCTACTCTGTCGATTATGTAAACAATGCCCTACACTTCCGGACAAATGCGTACCAGCCCAACGATGATGCCCCCTTCGTTCATTTAATGGCAGATCGCTGCAGAACCTCCCATCAGATCATCGAACTGGATACCTCTGCTTTGACAGAGGCTCTGGAGACTGCCCTTTATGCTCGCGATTTGCCGGGAATGGCCGATGTCGACGCTTCGCTGTTTCTGTTTTGCAGGGAAATCAAAAAACAGACGACCGTCGTGCTGTCTGGCGAATGCGCGGACGAAATGTTTGGAGGATACCCATGGTTTCATCGCGATGAACTGCTTCACACCCGCTCCTTTCCCTGGGCTCAGGCAACTGACGAGCGTGCTTCCTGGCTTTCTCCCGAGCTGCAGGACTGGGTGAAACCGAAAGAGTATATGACGAGGCGCTATGAAGAAGCCTTGGACGAGGTTCCTCGAATGCCGGCAGACAACCCGATGTCAGCCAAACGGCGGGAAATGTTTTATCTGAACCTGACCTGGTTTATGAGCACGTTGCTGGACAGAAAAGACAGAATGAGCATGGCCGCTGGTTTAGAGGCAAGAGTTCCGTACTGCGATCACCGCTTGATCCAATACGTGTGGAACATTCCGTGGGAGATGAAAAATTGGGGCAATCGCGAAAAGGGAATTCTCAGACTTGCTTTGGAAGGAATCCTGCCGGAGCAAGTCCTGTACCGCAAGAAAAGCCCCTACCCAAAAACACATAACCCTGCATACGCAAAAGCAACCCGCTCCTGGCTATTGCAAGTGCTGGACGATCCCTCTTCGCCGCTGCATCAGATGATTGACACCCAAAAGGTGCGAAGCTTCGCCCATGAATCCGCTGAGGCTTCCGGCACACCCTATTTCGGGCAATTGATGGGCAGACCGCAGATGTTCGCTTATCTGGCGTCCATCGATTTATGGATGAGAACCTACCAGGTCACTCTTACCTCCTGA
- a CDS encoding helix-turn-helix domain-containing protein, with amino-acid sequence MRVGIQDTIHRTLRSEIEQQIKARGYTLSKLGELTGINPGNLSDMLNRYPHRAITIGQLDAMAAVFNKSPGWLYELYEEECFTQGKVSRPRVVPYLVRCAEVGRQDCIESVVPKILENHKNVTILLAVAEHLFENGMRKESAPFFQYVIDTEKDSHSERYVMALYRLFLALIGTNSEENWKAVIRFDPYRKRLPEQHQLDALLQLANICFTLHKWEEVEKYSDELRELSTAIYQDLLRKKRSNKGGDGLQTERHLVVYFGQGFLLKASALQKQGHYEQAKTYVNGYADLGWFEGLDEIGQAEVQKFKEYAVANSFALDILMGRVEVLAEYVTFLQEHPDELLSGLVTILTSANKHGFSVETLLEQFASEIHQFDEYRNPLDMDRHLRFRYELAIYLIHKGEYPSGVDNILRSLGLARVTNNHQEIISCVTLFETHRHYASDKQKKQYKNMMEVLRNV; translated from the coding sequence ATGCGAGTGGGGATACAAGATACGATACATCGAACGCTGCGATCGGAAATCGAACAGCAAATCAAGGCGCGCGGCTATACGCTGAGCAAGCTCGGTGAATTGACTGGTATCAATCCTGGAAATCTCAGCGATATGCTGAACCGTTATCCACACCGTGCAATCACGATCGGTCAGCTTGATGCCATGGCCGCCGTATTTAATAAAAGTCCGGGATGGCTCTATGAATTGTACGAGGAAGAGTGTTTTACACAGGGAAAAGTGTCACGGCCACGTGTGGTGCCATACCTGGTCAGATGTGCCGAGGTCGGACGTCAGGACTGTATCGAGTCGGTTGTCCCAAAAATACTGGAAAATCACAAAAATGTGACCATTCTTCTCGCTGTGGCGGAGCATTTGTTTGAGAACGGAATGCGAAAGGAATCTGCTCCCTTCTTTCAATATGTGATTGATACGGAAAAGGACAGTCATTCTGAGCGTTACGTGATGGCTCTGTATCGTCTGTTCCTGGCCTTAATCGGAACCAATTCGGAGGAAAACTGGAAGGCAGTGATCCGGTTTGACCCATATCGCAAGCGATTGCCCGAACAACATCAATTGGATGCATTGCTCCAGTTAGCCAATATATGCTTTACCCTCCATAAATGGGAGGAGGTTGAGAAATATTCAGATGAATTGAGGGAGTTATCGACCGCCATCTATCAGGATTTGCTGCGAAAAAAGAGAAGTAACAAAGGAGGTGATGGATTACAGACAGAAAGGCATCTCGTCGTGTATTTCGGTCAAGGGTTTCTTTTGAAAGCAAGTGCACTGCAGAAACAGGGGCACTACGAACAGGCGAAGACATACGTAAATGGTTACGCGGATCTTGGGTGGTTTGAAGGTTTGGATGAAATCGGACAAGCTGAGGTTCAAAAGTTTAAAGAATACGCAGTGGCGAACTCTTTTGCCTTAGACATCCTGATGGGACGTGTCGAGGTTTTGGCTGAATATGTCACCTTCCTTCAGGAACATCCGGACGAACTATTGTCGGGGTTGGTCACCATCCTGACTTCGGCCAACAAGCACGGCTTTTCCGTAGAGACGCTATTGGAACAGTTTGCTTCCGAGATCCACCAGTTTGACGAGTACCGGAATCCGCTTGACATGGACCGTCATCTGCGGTTTCGGTATGAACTGGCCATCTACCTCATCCACAAAGGAGAGTATCCGAGCGGGGTCGACAATATCCTCAGAAGCTTGGGTTTGGCCAGAGTTACAAACAATCACCAGGAGATTATCTCATGTGTCACTCTCTTTGAAACGCACAGACATTACGCCTCAGATAAGCAGAAAAAACAATATAAAAACATGATGGAGGTTTTGAGAAATGTTTAA
- the argS gene encoding arginine--tRNA ligase, whose product MSYKQQVAEMISAALTQMGVDTLNQEQVLHMLETPPNPAMGDIAFPCFQLAKALRKAPPMIASELAAQITGTPVREVQAAGPYVNIFLDQQSVAGQVIGTILSQGGTYGSRERGQGRHVPIDLSSPNIAKPFSMGHLRSTVIGNAIANIMEKHGYRPVRINHLGDWGTQFGKLIVAYRMWGDEAKVKAEPIKELLSLYVRFHEEAENNPSLEDQGREWFKKLEDGDAEALHLWQWFRDESMKEFMKIYELMNVTFDSTHGEAFYNDKMERVVTLLEEKGLLTESDGALVVTLDEYDMPPCLIKKSDGATLYATRDLAAALYRHDSYDFAKALYVVGNEQRLHFQQLYKVLEKMGYEWAKEMYHVPFGMMLKDGKKMSTRKGKVVLLEEVLNQAIEDVKKVIEEKNPSLANKEAVARQVGVGAVIFHDLKNFRLNDINFSWEEMLTFEGETGPYVQYTHARACSLLRKGGYEATAEVALTQDALDSKEAWAVITLLNAFPEVIDRAAHNFDPSQIGKYVIDLAQAFNKFYANVRILAEEQDVKKARLQLVAAVVVVLKEGLRILGLSAPEEM is encoded by the coding sequence ATGAGTTACAAGCAGCAAGTAGCCGAGATGATTTCGGCAGCCCTTACCCAGATGGGCGTAGACACCCTGAACCAAGAGCAAGTTCTTCACATGCTGGAAACTCCGCCAAATCCGGCTATGGGCGATATCGCCTTCCCTTGTTTCCAACTGGCCAAAGCACTGCGCAAGGCTCCGCCAATGATCGCCAGCGAGCTGGCTGCCCAGATCACCGGTACTCCAGTACGCGAGGTGCAAGCAGCGGGACCGTACGTCAATATTTTTCTCGATCAGCAAAGTGTCGCCGGGCAAGTCATCGGCACCATCCTGTCCCAAGGCGGAACGTACGGCAGTCGTGAACGCGGGCAAGGACGCCATGTTCCGATCGACCTTTCTTCTCCTAACATCGCCAAGCCCTTTTCCATGGGACATCTGCGTTCCACAGTAATCGGCAATGCCATTGCCAACATCATGGAAAAGCACGGATACCGTCCAGTCCGCATCAACCACCTGGGCGACTGGGGAACGCAATTCGGCAAGCTGATCGTCGCCTACCGTATGTGGGGAGACGAAGCAAAGGTAAAAGCCGAGCCGATCAAGGAACTGCTCAGCCTCTACGTCCGCTTCCACGAAGAAGCCGAAAACAACCCGTCGCTCGAAGATCAGGGACGTGAATGGTTTAAAAAGCTGGAGGATGGAGACGCCGAAGCGCTTCATCTGTGGCAATGGTTCCGCGATGAATCGATGAAGGAATTCATGAAAATCTACGAGCTGATGAACGTCACCTTTGACTCCACGCATGGCGAAGCTTTTTATAACGACAAGATGGAGCGAGTAGTTACGCTTCTGGAAGAAAAAGGGCTGCTGACAGAATCAGACGGCGCTTTGGTGGTCACTTTGGATGAGTACGACATGCCGCCTTGCCTGATTAAAAAATCGGACGGCGCTACCCTCTATGCGACACGGGATCTGGCTGCCGCACTCTATCGCCACGACAGCTACGATTTTGCCAAGGCTCTTTACGTAGTGGGCAACGAACAGCGCCTCCATTTCCAACAGCTTTACAAGGTGCTCGAAAAAATGGGCTATGAGTGGGCGAAGGAAATGTACCACGTTCCCTTCGGCATGATGCTCAAGGACGGCAAGAAAATGTCCACGCGTAAAGGAAAGGTCGTCCTCCTGGAGGAAGTGCTGAACCAAGCGATCGAGGATGTCAAAAAAGTCATCGAAGAAAAGAATCCTTCGCTCGCAAACAAAGAAGCGGTTGCTCGTCAGGTGGGTGTAGGGGCTGTGATCTTCCACGACCTGAAGAACTTCCGTCTGAACGACATCAATTTCTCCTGGGAAGAGATGCTCACCTTTGAAGGAGAGACCGGTCCTTATGTCCAATACACCCATGCCCGGGCATGCTCTCTTCTGAGAAAGGGCGGCTATGAAGCGACAGCGGAAGTAGCCCTGACCCAGGACGCCTTGGACAGCAAGGAAGCGTGGGCGGTTATCACTCTGCTGAATGCCTTCCCGGAAGTAATCGACCGTGCTGCGCACAACTTTGACCCGTCGCAAATTGGAAAATACGTGATCGACCTGGCGCAGGCTTTCAACAAATTCTACGCCAATGTGCGTATCCTGGCGGAAGAACAAGACGTGAAAAAAGCACGCTTGCAGTTAGTGGCAGCGGTTGTCGTGGTCCTGAAAGAAGGACTTCGCATCCTTGGACTGTCCGCACCGGAAGAGATGTAA
- a CDS encoding HD-GYP domain-containing protein, whose product MKYVSLEQVEPGDILGRSIYTSDGLTLLQTDVQLTVGMINKLRRFGVTMVSIKDPNLQDVKTEDVLTETTRKDAIRNLSAAIQCAQTGKEMDVRGLQKSVNTIVDETLRNRRVLLNLGEIRTNDNALYIHSLNVCMMATVMGVGLGYSQNQLKELAIGALLHDIGKVATEEGEISVYKQNSLENHHTWTGFNLLRKKHEMSIVSAHIALQHHEWVDGTGVPRGLSGGEIHDFGKIVAICNAYDNLISPFSEEEETLQPFEACERIMGLAEKRFDHAMVVHFLRTIAMYPTGTSLKLSTGEVGIVIDQNRGLPSRPVVRIIRRDRAGGQVTSEDHDIRDIDLGEEATIFISGMLE is encoded by the coding sequence ATGAAATATGTCAGCTTGGAACAGGTTGAGCCGGGTGATATCCTGGGCCGCAGCATTTATACCAGTGATGGACTTACGCTGTTGCAGACAGATGTCCAGCTCACCGTCGGAATGATTAATAAATTGCGCCGGTTTGGCGTGACCATGGTTAGCATCAAGGACCCGAATTTGCAGGATGTAAAAACGGAAGATGTATTGACGGAAACGACGAGAAAGGATGCCATCCGCAATTTATCCGCTGCCATCCAGTGTGCCCAGACCGGGAAAGAAATGGATGTCCGGGGACTGCAAAAGTCCGTGAATACTATTGTCGATGAAACACTGCGAAATCGCCGTGTGCTTTTAAATCTCGGGGAAATTCGGACGAATGACAACGCCCTCTACATTCACTCTCTAAATGTGTGCATGATGGCGACGGTCATGGGTGTGGGACTCGGGTATTCCCAAAACCAATTAAAGGAACTGGCGATCGGCGCATTGCTTCACGATATTGGAAAAGTGGCGACAGAAGAGGGCGAAATCTCCGTTTACAAACAGAATAGTCTGGAGAATCACCATACATGGACAGGCTTTAATCTGCTCCGAAAAAAGCATGAGATGAGCATCGTATCCGCCCATATCGCCTTGCAGCACCATGAGTGGGTGGATGGAACAGGGGTTCCCCGCGGATTATCCGGGGGAGAAATTCATGATTTTGGCAAAATCGTGGCCATTTGCAATGCTTATGACAACCTGATTTCTCCGTTTTCCGAAGAGGAAGAGACACTGCAGCCATTTGAGGCCTGTGAGCGAATCATGGGTCTGGCTGAGAAGCGCTTTGACCATGCCATGGTCGTCCATTTTTTGCGGACGATTGCTATGTATCCTACGGGAACATCGTTGAAGCTCAGCACAGGTGAAGTGGGGATCGTGATCGATCAAAACAGGGGACTCCCTTCCCGTCCGGTCGTACGGATTATCCGCAGAGACAGAGCGGGGGGACAAGTGACGAGTGAGGATCACGACATTCGGGACATCGATTTGGGAGAGGAAGCCACGATCTTCATTAGCGGAATGTTGGAATAA
- a CDS encoding TetR/AcrR family transcriptional regulator: MTRRRLEGEKTKQHIAEKATELFALKGYAATSIEDICKAADASKGSLYYHFTNKEQLFLYLLEKNHQDWIEKWERYSAPHPTAVEKLYALADFFVDDFLSHPLKKAVEEFSGSKLADPEILQQVITLAQDFHRVYIPIFELGIRNGELEADDPDVLSYLLEGFLSGVCSTAYYDKPDQLHSVMRKSVDVFIKGIGKK, translated from the coding sequence ATGACACGCCGCCGCCTTGAAGGCGAAAAGACGAAGCAGCATATCGCGGAAAAGGCAACCGAGCTCTTTGCCCTGAAAGGGTATGCGGCCACCTCGATCGAGGATATCTGCAAAGCAGCTGATGCAAGCAAAGGTAGCCTCTATTATCACTTTACCAATAAAGAACAACTGTTTCTTTACCTGCTGGAGAAAAACCATCAGGATTGGATAGAAAAGTGGGAACGGTATTCCGCTCCTCATCCTACAGCCGTAGAGAAGCTGTACGCCTTGGCCGATTTCTTCGTGGATGACTTTTTAAGCCATCCCCTGAAAAAAGCGGTGGAGGAATTTAGCGGCAGCAAGCTGGCTGATCCGGAAATCTTGCAGCAGGTGATCACACTCGCGCAGGACTTTCACCGGGTATACATCCCGATTTTTGAGCTGGGGATACGCAACGGCGAACTGGAAGCCGATGATCCGGACGTATTGTCCTATCTTTTGGAAGGCTTTCTCAGCGGGGTTTGCAGCACTGCTTACTACGATAAACCAGATCAGTTGCACAGCGTCATGCGCAAGTCCGTCGATGTATTTATCAAAGGGATAGGGAAAAAATGA